DNA from Pelagibacterium nitratireducens:
CGATGGCGATGACCGGCTTTACCGGATTGCCCAGCCCGGCTTCGAGCGCCTTGAGTTCGGCTTCCATGGCACGGCCGGCGGCGGCGGGCAGGGCGTGCGCCAGGCCTTCGGTCGAGGCATGGGCGCGGTGGGCCGCCGAAAAGGCATCGTTGACATAGAGGTCACCCAGCGAAGCCATGGTGGCGACCAGTTCGGGATCGTTGGTTTCCTCGCCGGGATGGAAGCGGGTGTTTTCCATAAGCACCACCGAACCGGCTTCGGCGCTTTGAATCACCTTCTTTGCATCGGAGATATCGGACCAGTCGGTGGACGCGAAATGGACCGGCTTGCCGATGATCTTGTGCAGGGCGCTCACCACCACCTTGAGGCTCATGTCGGGATCGACCTTGCCCTTGGGGCGTCCGAAATGGGCAAGAAGGATTGGCAAACCGCCCTTGTTGGCGATCTCCTGGATGGTGTGGGCCACACGCTCGACGCGGGTGGCGTCGCTCACCTTGCCATCCTTGACGGGCACGTTGAGGTCGACGCGGACAAGCACGCGTTTCCCGTCGAGGTCGAAATCGTCAAGGGTCTTGAAGGCGGCAGTCATGGTCGCATCCATCCGGTCTGGAATTCGAAAGGTCCCCTCGGCCATCACAGTGGCTCAAGGGCGGGCGATAGGCAAGAAAAAGGCGCTCCGAACGGAGCGCCCTTCGATTGGCAATCGTTGGGCTCAGAGCACCTTGCCAAACGCCACGGCGGTGTCGCTCATGCGGTTGGAGAACCCCCATTCATTGTCGTACCAGGACAGGATACGCACGAAAGTGCCTTCCATGACCTTGGTCTGGTCCATGTGAAAGATCGAGGAATGGGGATCGTGGTTGAAATCGGTCGACACCAGCTTTTCGTTGGTAAAGCCCAGGATACCCTTGAGCTTGCCCTCGGCAGCGGTCTTGATCGCCGTGTTGATTTCCTCGACCGAAGTTGTCCTTTTGGCGATGAACTTGAAGTCCACCACCGACACATTGGGGGTCGGCACGCGGATCGAGGTGCCGTCGAGCTTACCATTGAGTTCGGGCAACACCAGGCCCACGGCCTTGGCGGCGCCCGTGGTGGTGGGGATCATCGAGAGCGCCGCGGCGCGACCGCGATAGAGATCCTTGTGCATGGTGTCGAGCGTGGGCTGGTCACCGGTGTAGGAGTGGATCGTGGTCATGAAGCCTTTTTCGATGCCCACGGCTTCATTGAGGACATAGGCGACCGGGGCCAGGCAGTTGGTGGTGCACGAGGCGTTCGAGATCACCGAATGCTCGGGCGAAAGCTTGTCGTGGTTGACGCCATAGACCACCGTCAGGTCCGCGCCTTCGGCGGGTGCCGAAACGATCACTTTCTTGGCGCCGGCTTCGAGATGGGCCGAGGCCTTTTCCTTGGAGGTGAAAATGCCCGTGCATTCCATCACGATATCGACGCCCATCTCCCCATGAGGCAGTTCGGCAGGATTGCGCACGGCAGTCACCTTGATCGGGCCACGGCCCACGTCGATCGTATCGCCTGAAACCGTCACGGTGCCGGGAAAGCGGCCATGCACCGAATCGTAGCGGATCAGGTGGGCATTGGTTTCCACCGGCCCGAGGTCGTTGATGGCAACGACCTCGATGTCGGTGCGGCCGGATTCGATGATGGCGCGCAGGACGTTGCGGCCGATGCGGCCAAATCCGTTGATGGCGACGCGGACGGTCATGGAGCTACTCCTTGAGTATGGATATGCCGAACGGGAGGAAAAAGGGGCGCTGAACACGCCCCTCGGGATTTGAAAGTCTCTTAAAGTTGGGCTTTGGCCGCTTCAACAGCGGCTTTGGTTGTAATACCGAAGTGGTTGTAGAGCGCGTTGATCTCGCCCGAGGCACCGAACCCGGTCATGCCGACAAAGCGGCCCTTCTCGCCGAGGAATTTGGACCACCCCATCTCGATGCCCGCCTCGATGGCGACGCGGGCCCGCGCCTTGCCAAACACCGTACGTTTGTAATCGTCGGACTGGGCCCAAAACAACTCCATCGAAGGCACCGATACCGCGCGGGCCGAAATGCCCTCGTCGGTCAGCTCCTTGGCGGCTTCGACGGCAAGCTGGGTTTCCGAGCCGGTGCCGAAGATGACGACGTCGGCGTCCTTGTCACCCCAGATCGAATACGCGCCGCGCAGGCACTGGTTGTCTTTGGAGTATTCGGTGCGCAATGCCGGCAGGTTCTGGCGCGAAAGCGCGAGCACCGAAGGCTGCTTGAAGCGTTCGAGGGCGATTTCCCAGCATTCGGCCGCTTCCATGGCGTCGGCGGGGCGGAAGACCAGAAGGCCGGGGATGGCCCTGAGGGCTGCCAGATGCTCGACCGGCTGATGGGTCGGCCCGTCTTCGCCCAGACCGATGGAATCATGGGTCATGACGAGCCCGACCCGGATGCCCATCAGGGCGGCAAGCCGGATCGAGGGGCGGCAGTAATCGGTAAAGGTCAGAAAGGTGCCGCCATAGGGGTAGAGCCCGCCATGGAGCGCAATTCCGTTCATGGCCGAAACCATGCCGTGCTCGCGGATACCGTAATGGACATAGCGGCCCGAATAATCGTTGGCGGTCAGCGGCAGGGTCTGGGAGGTATTGGTATTGTTCGAGCCGGTCAGATCGGCCGAACCACCGAGGGTTTCGGGCATGGCGCCATTGATGACTTCGAGCGCCTTCTGGGAGGAGGCGCGGGTGGCGAGCTTGGGCTTTTCCTCGGCGAGCTTGTGCTTGTAGCTGGCCATCGCCGTCTTGAGCGCTTCAGGCAGATCGCCGCGCATGCGGCGCTCGAATTCACCCTTGGTCTCGGCATCTGCGGCATTGAGGCGTTCGGTCCAGGCGCTGCGCGCCTTGGTGCCGCGGTTGCCCGCAAGCCGCCATGCGTCCATCAAATCTTCGGGCACCTCGAACGGGCCGTATTTCCAGCCGAGCTCGGCCTTGGCCAGTGCAATTTCGTCGGTTCCGAGCGGGGAGCCGTGCGCCTTGGCGGTGCCGGCCTTGTTGGGCGAACCGAAGCCGATCGTGGTCTTGGCAGCAATGAGCGTCGGCTTGTCGGACTTCTGGGCGTCCTTTAGTGCCTTTTCGATCTGGTCGGGATCGTGACCGTCGATTTCCATCGTGTTCCAGCCGACAGCCTTGAAGCGGGCGATCTGGTCGGTGGAATCGGCCATCGAGACCTTGCCGTCGATGGTGATGTCGTTGTTATCCCAGATGACGATAAGCTTGTTGAGTTTCAGATGCCCGGCCAGCGAGATCGATTCCTGGGCAATGCCTTCCATAAGGCACCCGTCACCGGCATAGACGTAGGTGAAATGGTTGACCAGGTCGTCGCCGTATTCGGCGTTGAGATGGGCTTCGGCGATCGCCATGCCGACCGAATTGCCAAGGCCCTGGCCCAGCGGCCCCGTGGTTGTTTCGATGCCGTCGGCGTGGCCGTATTCGGGATGGCCGGCAGTCTTGTAACCGAGCTGGCGAAAATTCTTGATGTCGTCGAGCGTCATGTCCTCGTAGCCCAGAAGATAGAGCGAGGAATAGAGCAGCATCGAGCCGTGGCCCGCCGAGAGCACGAACCGGTCGCGGTCCGGCCAGTGGGGGGCCTTGGGGTCGAATTTCATGATCTTTGTGAACAGCACGGTGGCGATGTCGGCGCCGCCCATGGGCAGTCCCGGATGGCCGGAATTGGCGGCCTGCACGGCGTCCATGGAAAGGGCGCGAATGGCATTGGCCATGGCATCGTGTTTGGCTCTGTCTGTCATGATATCCCGAAGCGTTCGACGTTAGGAAAAATGGCGATGCGGCGGTCCGCACGAGACGGCCCGGTCGCGCGAGGCAGACACATAACAGGTCCGGTTAACGAGTCAATGTCGGGGCCGTCTTGCCCGGGGGTTGGTGCCCTTGCCATTTCCGCCACTTTTGGGGTTATTGTGGGCACCAGAGGCAATGGATTCGAAGGACGCGCCCAAAGTGACATCGCCATCGACCGGAGAGAGCTTTACCACAGCCATCGAACGGCTCGACCGGGCGCTCAACCGGCTCGACACATCGGTCCGCTCGCTGTCGGGACGGCTGCGCACATCGTCCCAGCTTCAGGCCGACAGCCAGCGGCTGGCCGGAGACCTCGACCGGGCCAATGCGCGGGCCGAACGGCTCGACCAGGCCGCCGAGACGGTTTCCAGGCGCATCGAGGAGGCGCTGACCAGCGTGCGTTCAGTGCTCGAAGAGGGAGATGCCCGTGGCTGAAGTCAGTGTCGAAATCAATGGCCGCAAATACCGCATGGCGTGCGAGGACGGGCAGGAAACCCACCTCTCGTCCCTGGCCACCCGGTTCAACAGCTATATCGACGATTACAAGGGCACGTTCGGCGAGATCGGCGATAACCGGCTTACGGTCATGGCCGGGATTGCGGTGGTCGATGAGCTTGTCGAGGCCGAGCGCAAGCTCGAGCAGCTGCGGGGCGAACTGCAGACGGTGACCAAGGCGGGCAACGACGTGGCCGCCGAGGCCGAAACCATGGAAAGCAAGTTCGCCGCCAAGCTGGCCGATGTCGCCCGCCGTATCGAATCGATAGCAACCGCCGTCGATGCTGCCGGTCAGGAGCCTCAGGGCAACTCGTGAGCGATCGGGCGCGGTCGCCGGCGTGTACTGCGTGCAATGGCTTGGACGGGTTTAAGGCCCTTGCCCGTCAGGGCAGCACGAATGGCAGGTCGGTATCGCCTGTCTTTTCGCCAAACCGGGTGATCAGCGCGTGGACCTGACCGCGGTGGTGGGTCTGGTGATTGAAGATCTGCATGATGAGCAGCGCGCGCGGCTTTGACATGTCACGTCCGACTGCCCCGCTGTGCCAGGACAGATCGCCTGCGATCGCCTCGGGCGTCATGGCATCGGCCCATTCGATCAGGACCTGGTCGAGGTCCTGCCGCTGTGCCCACAGACTGTTGAAGTCCTCGATCATGGTTGCGCTGCGTGCAATTGGCACGTCCGGTGCCTGCGCGGCGCCGAAGCGGGAAAGCCAGATGCGGTCGGCCCAGTAGAGATGAGACAGCGTGCCGTGGATCGATTTCCAGAAAGCCCCCTCGTCTGAGCGGCGCTGAGCATCGGAAAGCCGCAGCGCAGCCCCATAAACGCGGCGGTTGAGTTCGGCATTGTAGCGCGCCATGGTGCGCGCATATTCGGGCGTAATCATCGGGCTGCTCCCATGGTGACCTGCAGGCGTTGACCAATGTTATGTGCAGGATTGTATTTATGTCAATAATGCTGACATAAGCAGGGATATTTCGGGCATTTCTTCGTGCCGGGTCTGCGGTTCCTGCAGTCCGTTGTTTACCATTTATCCCCGGATTGATGGACATGTCATGTTGGTTATCCTTTGATTGGGTAACAATCCGATCCGTTAATGCGATCGGAAATGGGGCTGTGCGGATACAAAAAAACGCATTTCGGGCAATTGAACTTGGCCGCACCGCCTTGAAAACGGGGTATCGCCATGTCTGTCAGCGCATCACAAGCGCCTGTTCTTTCCATTGATCTCACGCGTTGCGCGCAATGGGTTGCCAAAATTTCGGCGGTCATCATCGCTCTGGGCATTGTGCGCGAAATCGTCATTGGCCGGATCGGGCTGGACACGCCGCTCAAGGAATTGCGCCACATAGCGCTCGATGCCGAGTTGTCGCTGCCAGCATTTTATTCAGCCGTCCTGATCCTGGCGATCGGGGCAACCCTGATGGTCATGGGGCGTACAGTGCGCCAGACCGGGGGAGTGGATGCGCGGCGCTGGACCATACTGGGGGTCATCTTCTGCCTTATGGCAATCGATGAGGCGGCGAGCTTTCACGAATCGCTGATGATGCCGCTGCGCAACGCCTTCGATCTCACCGGGATATTGTATTATTCCTGGGTCATTCCCGGCGCCATCGCGGTGGCATTGATCGGCGCTTATTACCTGCCTTTCCTCTTGCGCCTGCCGCGCCGCACCGCCGTCCTGTTCACCATCGCCGGCGGGGCCTATGTCGGCGGTGCGCTGGGGATGGAACTGGTGGGCGGCGCCGTCGAAAGTGCCACGGGCAAGGAGACCGTGGCCTATTCGATATCCATCCTGATCGAGGAGGGGCTTGAGATCGTGGGGCTGACGCTGTTTTTCTATGCTCTGACCGACCATATCGCCCGCGCATGGGACAGTGTTGGTCTTGCTTTTTCCGCCCGAACACTTGCCGTCGAGCGCAGCGCACTCCATCCGGTACCGGCCCAATAGGGCTGCGGCCCGCCGGGCTGGAAAACATTTGGTCCTTACCCACTTTTCGGGACGCTCACAAAGGCCTATATGATCGCGTGCTGCCCGGTTCGTGTAGGATACTGCATCCCCGGGGCCTTATCGATCCTAAAGGGAGCTGTCCCTGACCAGGCCCGTGGGCTTGGACAAACGGCGCCCACCTACTAACGTAGGTTCCCGGGATCGACACATCCCACGGCCAGGGCGGCACAAGATTTTAAAGGAAAGTGAGCGGCTTGACCGATAGCGAAGCCCAGCTTGAAGAGCAAAAGGCAACACTTCGGCAAGAGGCCCTTGCCCGGCGTCTGGCCGTTCCCCAGGACGACCGTGCCGACGCATCCAAACTGGCGGCCGATGTCTTTCTCGAGGGCGTGCCGCTGCATTCAGATCAGATTGTCGCGCTCTATTGGCCGATCCGTGACGAGATC
Protein-coding regions in this window:
- a CDS encoding cell division protein ZapA yields the protein MPVAEVSVEINGRKYRMACEDGQETHLSSLATRFNSYIDDYKGTFGEIGDNRLTVMAGIAVVDELVEAERKLEQLRGELQTVTKAGNDVAAEAETMESKFAAKLADVARRIESIATAVDAAGQEPQGNS
- a CDS encoding DUF4164 family protein, whose product is MTSPSTGESFTTAIERLDRALNRLDTSVRSLSGRLRTSSQLQADSQRLAGDLDRANARAERLDQAAETVSRRIEEALTSVRSVLEEGDARG
- a CDS encoding DinB family protein; translation: MITPEYARTMARYNAELNRRVYGAALRLSDAQRRSDEGAFWKSIHGTLSHLYWADRIWLSRFGAAQAPDVPIARSATMIEDFNSLWAQRQDLDQVLIEWADAMTPEAIAGDLSWHSGAVGRDMSKPRALLIMQIFNHQTHHRGQVHALITRFGEKTGDTDLPFVLP
- the tkt gene encoding transketolase; its protein translation is MTDRAKHDAMANAIRALSMDAVQAANSGHPGLPMGGADIATVLFTKIMKFDPKAPHWPDRDRFVLSAGHGSMLLYSSLYLLGYEDMTLDDIKNFRQLGYKTAGHPEYGHADGIETTTGPLGQGLGNSVGMAIAEAHLNAEYGDDLVNHFTYVYAGDGCLMEGIAQESISLAGHLKLNKLIVIWDNNDITIDGKVSMADSTDQIARFKAVGWNTMEIDGHDPDQIEKALKDAQKSDKPTLIAAKTTIGFGSPNKAGTAKAHGSPLGTDEIALAKAELGWKYGPFEVPEDLMDAWRLAGNRGTKARSAWTERLNAADAETKGEFERRMRGDLPEALKTAMASYKHKLAEEKPKLATRASSQKALEVINGAMPETLGGSADLTGSNNTNTSQTLPLTANDYSGRYVHYGIREHGMVSAMNGIALHGGLYPYGGTFLTFTDYCRPSIRLAALMGIRVGLVMTHDSIGLGEDGPTHQPVEHLAALRAIPGLLVFRPADAMEAAECWEIALERFKQPSVLALSRQNLPALRTEYSKDNQCLRGAYSIWGDKDADVVIFGTGSETQLAVEAAKELTDEGISARAVSVPSMELFWAQSDDYKRTVFGKARARVAIEAGIEMGWSKFLGEKGRFVGMTGFGASGEINALYNHFGITTKAAVEAAKAQL
- the gap gene encoding type I glyceraldehyde-3-phosphate dehydrogenase — protein: MTVRVAINGFGRIGRNVLRAIIESGRTDIEVVAINDLGPVETNAHLIRYDSVHGRFPGTVTVSGDTIDVGRGPIKVTAVRNPAELPHGEMGVDIVMECTGIFTSKEKASAHLEAGAKKVIVSAPAEGADLTVVYGVNHDKLSPEHSVISNASCTTNCLAPVAYVLNEAVGIEKGFMTTIHSYTGDQPTLDTMHKDLYRGRAAALSMIPTTTGAAKAVGLVLPELNGKLDGTSIRVPTPNVSVVDFKFIAKRTTSVEEINTAIKTAAEGKLKGILGFTNEKLVSTDFNHDPHSSIFHMDQTKVMEGTFVRILSWYDNEWGFSNRMSDTAVAFGKVL